Proteins co-encoded in one Myripristis murdjan chromosome 4, fMyrMur1.1, whole genome shotgun sequence genomic window:
- the LOC115358047 gene encoding elongation factor 2 isoform X2, translated as MVNFTVDQIRAIMDKKANIRNMSVIAHVDHGKSTLTDSLVSKAGIIASARAGETRFTDTRKDEQERCITIKSTAISMYYELSENDLAFIKQSKDGSGFLINLIDSPGHVDFSSEVTAALRVTDGALVVVDCVSGVCVQTETVLRQAIGERIKPVLMMNKMDRALLELQLDPEELYQTFQRIVENVNVIISTYGEDENGPMGNIMIDPVIGTVGFGSGLHGWAFTLKQFAEMYAAKFAAKGNTQMTPAERCKKVEDMMKKLWGDKYFDPDAGKFSKSATGPDGKKLPRTFCQLILDPIFKVFDAIMNFKKDETAKLIEKLDIKLDTEDKEKEGKPLLKAVMRRWLPAGEALLQMITIHLPSPVTAQKYRCELLYEGPGDDEAAMGIKNCDPKAPLMMYISKMVPTSDKGRFYAFGRVFSGCVSTGLKVRIMGPNFTPGKKEDLYIKPIQRTILMMGRYVEPIEDVPCGNIVGLVGVDQFLVKTGTITTFEQAHNMRVMKFSVSPVVRVAVEAKNPADLPKLVEGLKRLSKSDPMVQCIIEESGEHIIAGAGELHLEICLKDLEEDHACIPLKKSDPVVSYRETVSEESNVMCLSKSPNKHNRLFMKARPFQDGLAEDIDKGDVTSRQELKARARYLADKHEWEVTEARKIWCFGPDGTGPNLLVDVTKGVQYLNEIKDSVVAGFQWASKEGALCEENMRGIRFDIHDVTLHTDAIHRGGGQIIPTARRALYACQLTAQPRLMEPVYLVEIQCPEAVVGGIYGVLNRKRGHVFEESQVMGTPMFVVKAYLPVNESFGFTADLRSNTGGQAFPQCVFDHWQVLPGDPFDAASKPSSIVAETRKRKGLKEGIPALDNFLDKM; from the exons ATG GTGAACTTTACCGTAGACCAGATCCGTGCCATCATGGACAAGAAGGCCAACATTCGTAACATGTCCGTGATTGCGCACGTGGACCATGGAAAGTCAACCCTGACAGACTCGCTGGTGTCGAAGGCCGGTATCATCGCCTCAGCTCGTGCTGGAGAGACCCGTTTCACAGACACACGCAAAGATGAACAGGAACGATGCATTACCATCAAGTCTAC CGCCATCTCTATGTACTATGAACTGAGTGAGAATGACTTGGCCTTCATCAAGCAGTCCAAAGATGGCTCTGGCTTCCTTATCAACCTGATCGACTCTCCAGGCCACGTCGACTTCTCCTCTGAAGTAACAGCTGCCCTCCGTGTCACTGATGGAGCCCTGGTTGTGGTGGACTGTGTGTCTG gtgtttgtgtgcagactGAGACAGTGCTGCGTCAAGCCATTGGTGAGCGCATCAAGCCTGTGCTGATGATGAACAAGATGGACCGTGCCTTGCTGGAGTTGCAGCTTGACCCTGAGGAGCTCTACCAGACATTCCAGCGTATTGTTGAGAACGTCAACGTCATCATTTCCACTTACGGAGAGGATGAGAATGGTCCCATGGGCAACATCATG ATCGATCCAGTCATCGGCACTGTCGGCTTTGGTTCTGGACTCCACGGCTGGGCTTTCACCCTCAAGCAGTTTGCTGAGATGTATGCAGCCAAGTTTGCTGCCAAGGGAAACACCCAGATGACACCAGCTGAGCGCTGCAAGAAGgtggaagacatgatgaagaAGCTGTGGGGTGATAA GTATTTTGACCCAGACGCCGGCAAGTTCAGCAAGTCTGCTACTGGCCCTGATGGCAAGAAACTGCCCCGTACCTTCTGCCAGCTCATCCTGGACCCCATCTTCAAG GTGTTTGATGCCATCATGAACTTCAAGAAGGACGAGACAGCCAAACTGATTGAGAAGCTGGACATTAAGCTCGATACTGAAGATAAGGAAAAGGAGGGCAAACCTCTGCTGAAGGCTGTGATGCGCCGCTGGCTCCCTGCCGGAGAGGCCCTACTCCAAATGATCACCATTCACCTGCCTTCCCCTGTCACTGCCCAGAAGTACCGTTGTGAGCTTCTCTATGAAGGACCTGGCGATGATGAGGCTGCCATGG GTATCAAGAACTGTGACCCCAAGGCCCCCTTGATGATGTACATCTCAAAGATGGTGCCCACCAGTGACAAGGGCCGTTTCTATGCCTTTGGCCGTGTGTTCTCTGGCTGCGTCTCTACTGGCCTTAAAGTCCGCATTATGGGACCAAACTTCACCCCTGGAAAGAAGGAGGACCTCTATATCAAACCCATCCAGAG GACCATTCTGATGATGGGCCGTTACGTTGAGCCCATTGAGGATGTGCCATGTGGTAACATTGTGGGTCTGGTTGGAGTGGACCAGTTCCTTGTCAAGACTGGGACCATCACCActtttgagcaggcacacaacATGAGGGTGATGAAGTTCAGTGTGAGCCCTGTGGTGAGAGTGGCTGTGGAGGCCAAGAACCCAGCTGACCTGCCCAAATTGGTGGAGGGCTTGAAACGTCTGTCAAAGTCTGATCCCATGGTACAGTGTATCATTGAGGAGTCTGGAGAGCATATCATCGCTGGAGCTGGAGAGCTGCATCTGGAAATCTGCCTGAAGGATCTGGAGGAGGACCATGCTTGCATTCCTCTGAAG aAATCTGACCCCGTGGTGTCCTACAGAGAGACGGTCAGCGAGGAGTCAAATGTGATGTGTCTGTCAAAGTCCCCCAACAAGCACAACCGTCTGTTCATGAAGGCCCGTCCCTTCCAAGATGGTCTGGCAGAAGACATTGACAAGGGTGACGTCACCTCTCGTCAGGAGTTGAAGGCCCGTGCACGTTACCTGGCCGACAAGCACGAGTGGGAGGTCACTGAGGCCCGTAAGATCTGGTGCTTCGGACCCGACGGAACTGGTCCCAACCTGTTGGTGGACGTCACCAAGGGAGTGCAGTACCTTAACGAGATCAAGGACAGTGTTGTGGCTGGCTTCCAGTGGGCCTCCAAGGAG GGTGCCCTGTGTGAAGAGAACATGCGTGGCATTCGCTTTGACATCCATGATGTGACCCTGCATACTGATGCTATCCACCGTGGTGGTGGCCAGATCATTCCCACAGCCCGCAGAGCCCTGTATGCCTGCCAGCTCACAGCTCAGCCCAGACTCATGGAGCCTGTCTACCTGGTTGAGATCCAG tgtCCTGAGGCAGTGGTGGGAGGAATCTACGGTGTGTTGAACAGGAAGCGTGGTCATGTGTTTGAGGAGTCCCAGGTCATGGGAACACCCATGTTTGTTGTCAAGGCCTACCTGCCTGTCAATGAGTCATTTG GTTTCACAGCTGACCTGCGTTCCAACACTGGTGGCCAGGCCTTCCCACAGTGTGTGTTCGACCACTGGCAGGTGCTTCCAGGAGACCCATTCGACGCCGCCTCCAAGCCTTCATCAATTGTCGCTGAGACACGCAAACGCAAGGGGCTCAAAGAAGGCATCCCTGCCCTGGACAACTTCCTggacaaaatgtaa
- the LOC115358047 gene encoding elongation factor 2 isoform X1: MASFKMVNFTVDQIRAIMDKKANIRNMSVIAHVDHGKSTLTDSLVSKAGIIASARAGETRFTDTRKDEQERCITIKSTAISMYYELSENDLAFIKQSKDGSGFLINLIDSPGHVDFSSEVTAALRVTDGALVVVDCVSGVCVQTETVLRQAIGERIKPVLMMNKMDRALLELQLDPEELYQTFQRIVENVNVIISTYGEDENGPMGNIMIDPVIGTVGFGSGLHGWAFTLKQFAEMYAAKFAAKGNTQMTPAERCKKVEDMMKKLWGDKYFDPDAGKFSKSATGPDGKKLPRTFCQLILDPIFKVFDAIMNFKKDETAKLIEKLDIKLDTEDKEKEGKPLLKAVMRRWLPAGEALLQMITIHLPSPVTAQKYRCELLYEGPGDDEAAMGIKNCDPKAPLMMYISKMVPTSDKGRFYAFGRVFSGCVSTGLKVRIMGPNFTPGKKEDLYIKPIQRTILMMGRYVEPIEDVPCGNIVGLVGVDQFLVKTGTITTFEQAHNMRVMKFSVSPVVRVAVEAKNPADLPKLVEGLKRLSKSDPMVQCIIEESGEHIIAGAGELHLEICLKDLEEDHACIPLKKSDPVVSYRETVSEESNVMCLSKSPNKHNRLFMKARPFQDGLAEDIDKGDVTSRQELKARARYLADKHEWEVTEARKIWCFGPDGTGPNLLVDVTKGVQYLNEIKDSVVAGFQWASKEGALCEENMRGIRFDIHDVTLHTDAIHRGGGQIIPTARRALYACQLTAQPRLMEPVYLVEIQCPEAVVGGIYGVLNRKRGHVFEESQVMGTPMFVVKAYLPVNESFGFTADLRSNTGGQAFPQCVFDHWQVLPGDPFDAASKPSSIVAETRKRKGLKEGIPALDNFLDKM, from the exons ATGGCATCTTTCAAAATG GTGAACTTTACCGTAGACCAGATCCGTGCCATCATGGACAAGAAGGCCAACATTCGTAACATGTCCGTGATTGCGCACGTGGACCATGGAAAGTCAACCCTGACAGACTCGCTGGTGTCGAAGGCCGGTATCATCGCCTCAGCTCGTGCTGGAGAGACCCGTTTCACAGACACACGCAAAGATGAACAGGAACGATGCATTACCATCAAGTCTAC CGCCATCTCTATGTACTATGAACTGAGTGAGAATGACTTGGCCTTCATCAAGCAGTCCAAAGATGGCTCTGGCTTCCTTATCAACCTGATCGACTCTCCAGGCCACGTCGACTTCTCCTCTGAAGTAACAGCTGCCCTCCGTGTCACTGATGGAGCCCTGGTTGTGGTGGACTGTGTGTCTG gtgtttgtgtgcagactGAGACAGTGCTGCGTCAAGCCATTGGTGAGCGCATCAAGCCTGTGCTGATGATGAACAAGATGGACCGTGCCTTGCTGGAGTTGCAGCTTGACCCTGAGGAGCTCTACCAGACATTCCAGCGTATTGTTGAGAACGTCAACGTCATCATTTCCACTTACGGAGAGGATGAGAATGGTCCCATGGGCAACATCATG ATCGATCCAGTCATCGGCACTGTCGGCTTTGGTTCTGGACTCCACGGCTGGGCTTTCACCCTCAAGCAGTTTGCTGAGATGTATGCAGCCAAGTTTGCTGCCAAGGGAAACACCCAGATGACACCAGCTGAGCGCTGCAAGAAGgtggaagacatgatgaagaAGCTGTGGGGTGATAA GTATTTTGACCCAGACGCCGGCAAGTTCAGCAAGTCTGCTACTGGCCCTGATGGCAAGAAACTGCCCCGTACCTTCTGCCAGCTCATCCTGGACCCCATCTTCAAG GTGTTTGATGCCATCATGAACTTCAAGAAGGACGAGACAGCCAAACTGATTGAGAAGCTGGACATTAAGCTCGATACTGAAGATAAGGAAAAGGAGGGCAAACCTCTGCTGAAGGCTGTGATGCGCCGCTGGCTCCCTGCCGGAGAGGCCCTACTCCAAATGATCACCATTCACCTGCCTTCCCCTGTCACTGCCCAGAAGTACCGTTGTGAGCTTCTCTATGAAGGACCTGGCGATGATGAGGCTGCCATGG GTATCAAGAACTGTGACCCCAAGGCCCCCTTGATGATGTACATCTCAAAGATGGTGCCCACCAGTGACAAGGGCCGTTTCTATGCCTTTGGCCGTGTGTTCTCTGGCTGCGTCTCTACTGGCCTTAAAGTCCGCATTATGGGACCAAACTTCACCCCTGGAAAGAAGGAGGACCTCTATATCAAACCCATCCAGAG GACCATTCTGATGATGGGCCGTTACGTTGAGCCCATTGAGGATGTGCCATGTGGTAACATTGTGGGTCTGGTTGGAGTGGACCAGTTCCTTGTCAAGACTGGGACCATCACCActtttgagcaggcacacaacATGAGGGTGATGAAGTTCAGTGTGAGCCCTGTGGTGAGAGTGGCTGTGGAGGCCAAGAACCCAGCTGACCTGCCCAAATTGGTGGAGGGCTTGAAACGTCTGTCAAAGTCTGATCCCATGGTACAGTGTATCATTGAGGAGTCTGGAGAGCATATCATCGCTGGAGCTGGAGAGCTGCATCTGGAAATCTGCCTGAAGGATCTGGAGGAGGACCATGCTTGCATTCCTCTGAAG aAATCTGACCCCGTGGTGTCCTACAGAGAGACGGTCAGCGAGGAGTCAAATGTGATGTGTCTGTCAAAGTCCCCCAACAAGCACAACCGTCTGTTCATGAAGGCCCGTCCCTTCCAAGATGGTCTGGCAGAAGACATTGACAAGGGTGACGTCACCTCTCGTCAGGAGTTGAAGGCCCGTGCACGTTACCTGGCCGACAAGCACGAGTGGGAGGTCACTGAGGCCCGTAAGATCTGGTGCTTCGGACCCGACGGAACTGGTCCCAACCTGTTGGTGGACGTCACCAAGGGAGTGCAGTACCTTAACGAGATCAAGGACAGTGTTGTGGCTGGCTTCCAGTGGGCCTCCAAGGAG GGTGCCCTGTGTGAAGAGAACATGCGTGGCATTCGCTTTGACATCCATGATGTGACCCTGCATACTGATGCTATCCACCGTGGTGGTGGCCAGATCATTCCCACAGCCCGCAGAGCCCTGTATGCCTGCCAGCTCACAGCTCAGCCCAGACTCATGGAGCCTGTCTACCTGGTTGAGATCCAG tgtCCTGAGGCAGTGGTGGGAGGAATCTACGGTGTGTTGAACAGGAAGCGTGGTCATGTGTTTGAGGAGTCCCAGGTCATGGGAACACCCATGTTTGTTGTCAAGGCCTACCTGCCTGTCAATGAGTCATTTG GTTTCACAGCTGACCTGCGTTCCAACACTGGTGGCCAGGCCTTCCCACAGTGTGTGTTCGACCACTGGCAGGTGCTTCCAGGAGACCCATTCGACGCCGCCTCCAAGCCTTCATCAATTGTCGCTGAGACACGCAAACGCAAGGGGCTCAAAGAAGGCATCCCTGCCCTGGACAACTTCCTggacaaaatgtaa
- the btbd2a gene encoding BTB/POZ domain-containing protein 2a, which yields MLSCFIPVANPAVRSIRSKMATGESSNNRAPSFAFPSPGPPGNAQPSNSAQQLPATNEGAAGATGAQRTGSHANPQPGPGRGSGADVRLEASTDRQHAALQSVGQSTVAAGAVTAASSAATNMPAASAAASADPPSTPSSSSLPDSPSSAAVLVYREPVYNWQATKNTVKERFAFLFNNEVLSDVHFLVGKGMGVQRIPAHRFALAVGSAVFDAMFNGGMATTSTEIELPDVEPAAFLALLKFLYSDEVQIGPETVMTTLYTAKKYAVPALEAHCVEFLKKNLRADNAFMLLTQARLFDEPQLASLCLENIDKNTIDALSAEGFTDIDLDTLIAVLERDTLGVREVRLFGAAVRWAEAEAQRQQLEPTPENKRKVLGKALSLIRFPLMTIEEFAAGPAQSGILTDREVVSLFLHFTVNPKPHVEFIDRPRCCLRGKECSIIRFGQVESRWGYSGTSDRIRFSVNRRIFVVGFGLYGSIHGPTDYQVNIQIIHTDSNTVLGQNDTGFSCDGSANTFRVMFKEPVEILPSVNYIACATLKGPDSHYGTKGMRKVTHEGPATGTKTCFTFCYAAGNNNGTSVEDGQIPEVIFYT from the exons ATGTTGAGCTGCTTTATCCCCGTGGCAAACCCTGCAGTGCGCTCCATCCGATCCAAGATGGCTACTGGGGAGAGCAGCAATAACAGAGCACCATCTTTTGCTTTCCCCTCACCTGGGCCGCCCGGTAACGCTCAGCCTAGCAATAGCGCTCAGCAGCTGCCAGCTACAAACGAAGGGGCAGCGGGGGCTACCGGGGCCCAAAGGACAGGGAGTCACGCCAACCCCCAGCCGGGCCCCGGTCGCGGCTCTGGCGCCGACGTGAGATTAGAGGCTTCCACGGACAGACAGCACGCCGCCCTGCAGTCAGTGGGTCAGAGCACCGTGGCAGCCGGAGCAGTCACCGCCGCCTCATCCGCTGCGACAAACATGCCAGCAGCATCCGCGGCAGCCTCTGCAGACCCTCCGAGCaccccgtcctcctcctcgctccctGACAGCCCGTCGTCCGCAGCCGTACTGGTGTACCGAGAGCCAGTGTACAATTGGCAGGCCACCAAAAACACCGTAAAAGAAAGATTTGCATTTCTCTTCAACAATGAAGTGCTAAGTGACGTGCATTTTCTGGTAGGGAAGGGAATGGGAGTGCAGCGGATACCGGCTCATAG GTTTGCCCTTGCAGTTGGAAGTGCAGTGTTTGATGCAATGTTCAATGGCGGTATGGCCACCACCTCTACTGAGATTGAGCTGCCTGACGTGGAGCCTGCTGCCTTTCTTGCTCTGCTCAA GTTTTTATACTCAGATGAGGTACAGATTGGTCCCGAGACAGTGATGACCACTCTGTACACAGCCAAGAAGTATGCCGTTCCAGCCTTGGAGGCTCACTGTGTTGAGTTCCTCAAAAAGAACCTAAGGGCTGACAACGCCTTCATGCTCCTCACTCAG GCTCGGCTATTTGATGAGCCCCAACTGGCCAGCCTTTGCCTTGAGAACATCGACAAGAACACAATTGATGCTCTGTCTGCAGAGGGCTTCACTGATATTGACCTGG ACACACTGATTGCCGTGCTGGAGAGGGACACGTTGGGGGTGCGAGAGGTTCGTCTGTTTGGGGCAGCGGTGCGTTGGGCAGAGGCAGAAGCTCAGAGGCAGCAGCTGGAGCCCACTCCAGAGAACAAACGCAAGGTTTTAGGAAAAGCGCTGTCCCTCATCCGCTTCCCTCTCATGACCATTGAGGAGTTTGCTGCAG gcCCGGCACAGTCTGGTATCCTCACTGACCGGGAGGTGGTGAGCTTGTTCCTCCACTTCACAGTTAATCCCAAGCCGCATGTGGAATTCATTGACCGGCCTCGCTGTTGCCTCAGGGGCAAAGAGTGCAGCATCATACGTTTCGGCCAGGTGGAGAGCCGCTGGGGCTACAGTGGGACCAGCGACCGCATCCG GTTTTCAGTAAACCGCAGGATATTTGTGGTGGGATTTGGACTATATGGCTCAATACATGGCCCCACAGATTACCAAGTCAACATACAG ATCATTCATACAGACAGCAACACAGTACTAGGTCAGAATGATACTGGCTTCAGCTGTGACGGCTCTGCCAACACATTCCGGGTCATGTTCAAAGAGCCAGTGGAAATTCTGCCAAGTGTCAACTACATCGCCTGTGCCACCCTCAAG GGCCCAGATTCTCACTACGGCACCAAAGGAATGCGAAAAGTGACCCATGAAGGCCCTGCCACTGGCACCAAGACTTGCTTTACCTTCTGCTATGCTGCAGGGAACAACAATGGCACTTCAGTAGAAGATGGACAGATTCCAGAGGTCATCTTCTACACATAA
- the hmg20b gene encoding SWI/SNF-related matrix-associated actin-dependent regulator of chromatin subfamily E member 1-related isoform X1: MGGVKQEQSDAPQQPRGPQSSDPAQEEVCLPPVQPKKRGWPKGKKRKKVLPNGPKAPVTGYVRFLNERREHMRAQYPDLPFPEITKRLGAEWTRLAPNDKQRYLDEAEREKMQYALELKEYQQTEAYQITSAKIQDKKVKREDSPSVIINTGSGSSLTRASDLSSRFDIPIFTEEFLDQNKAREAELRRLRKANIEFEEQNAVLQRHIKDMYSAKERLEAELGQEELRTQALHKHLLAVKHTLVSSLSTVPLPGTGETASLGNLDSYLSHLSGVLESNPHKHRAFLAQLREVLSHIDSQKL, encoded by the exons ATGGGAGGAGTTAAACAGGAACAGAGTGATGCACCACAGCAGCCCAGAGGCCCACAGTCATCAGATCCAGctcaggaggag GTATGTCTCCCTCCTGTGCAGCCTAAGAAGAGAGGCTGGCcaaaagggaagaaaagaaagaaggttCTGCCAAATGGTCCCAAGGCACCAGTAACGGGATATGTCCGCTTCCTGAATGAGCGGAGAGAGCACATGCGGGCTCAGTACCCTGACTTACCTTTCCCAGAAATAACCAAGAGGCTTGGGGCAGAGTGGACGAGACTCGCCCCTAATGACAAACAG CGGTACCTGGATGAGGCCGAGAGGGAAAAGATGCAGTATGCTCTGGAGCTGAAAGAATACCAGCAGACTGAGGCCTATCAGATCACCAGTGCAAAGATACAGGACAAGAAGGTCAAGAGAG AGGACTCTCCATCCGTCATCATCAACACTGGTTCAGGTTCATCTTTAACAAGG GCCTCCGACCTTTCAAGCAGATTTGACATCCCTATCTTCACAGAGGAGTTTCTCGATCAGAACAAAG CTCGAGAGGCTGAGCTGCGGCGACTTCGCAAGGCCAATATTGAGTTTGAGGAGCAGAACGCGGTGCTGCAGAGGCACATTAAGGACATGTACAGCGCTAAAGAGCGGCTGGAGGCAGAACTGGGGCAGGAGGAGCTGCGCACCCAGGCCCTCCACAAGCATTTGTTGGccgtcaaacacacactcgtcAGCAGTCTCTCAACGGTCCCACTGCCAG GCACAGGTGAGACAGCATCTCTGGGGAATCTGGACTCATATCTCAGTCATCTGAGTGGAGTTCTTGAGAGTAACCCCCACAAGCACCGGGCCTTTCTCGCCCAGCTCCGCGAGGTCCTCTCACATATAGACAG TCAGAAACTATGA
- the hmg20b gene encoding SWI/SNF-related matrix-associated actin-dependent regulator of chromatin subfamily E member 1-related isoform X2 translates to MGGVKQEQSDAPQQPRGPQSSDPAQEEPKKRGWPKGKKRKKVLPNGPKAPVTGYVRFLNERREHMRAQYPDLPFPEITKRLGAEWTRLAPNDKQRYLDEAEREKMQYALELKEYQQTEAYQITSAKIQDKKVKREDSPSVIINTGSGSSLTRASDLSSRFDIPIFTEEFLDQNKAREAELRRLRKANIEFEEQNAVLQRHIKDMYSAKERLEAELGQEELRTQALHKHLLAVKHTLVSSLSTVPLPGTGETASLGNLDSYLSHLSGVLESNPHKHRAFLAQLREVLSHIDSQKL, encoded by the exons ATGGGAGGAGTTAAACAGGAACAGAGTGATGCACCACAGCAGCCCAGAGGCCCACAGTCATCAGATCCAGctcaggaggag CCTAAGAAGAGAGGCTGGCcaaaagggaagaaaagaaagaaggttCTGCCAAATGGTCCCAAGGCACCAGTAACGGGATATGTCCGCTTCCTGAATGAGCGGAGAGAGCACATGCGGGCTCAGTACCCTGACTTACCTTTCCCAGAAATAACCAAGAGGCTTGGGGCAGAGTGGACGAGACTCGCCCCTAATGACAAACAG CGGTACCTGGATGAGGCCGAGAGGGAAAAGATGCAGTATGCTCTGGAGCTGAAAGAATACCAGCAGACTGAGGCCTATCAGATCACCAGTGCAAAGATACAGGACAAGAAGGTCAAGAGAG AGGACTCTCCATCCGTCATCATCAACACTGGTTCAGGTTCATCTTTAACAAGG GCCTCCGACCTTTCAAGCAGATTTGACATCCCTATCTTCACAGAGGAGTTTCTCGATCAGAACAAAG CTCGAGAGGCTGAGCTGCGGCGACTTCGCAAGGCCAATATTGAGTTTGAGGAGCAGAACGCGGTGCTGCAGAGGCACATTAAGGACATGTACAGCGCTAAAGAGCGGCTGGAGGCAGAACTGGGGCAGGAGGAGCTGCGCACCCAGGCCCTCCACAAGCATTTGTTGGccgtcaaacacacactcgtcAGCAGTCTCTCAACGGTCCCACTGCCAG GCACAGGTGAGACAGCATCTCTGGGGAATCTGGACTCATATCTCAGTCATCTGAGTGGAGTTCTTGAGAGTAACCCCCACAAGCACCGGGCCTTTCTCGCCCAGCTCCGCGAGGTCCTCTCACATATAGACAG TCAGAAACTATGA